One Podospora pseudopauciseta strain CBS 411.78 chromosome 4, whole genome shotgun sequence genomic window, ACAACAGCCAAATCGACCCCCTATTCTTAAAATAGGGGCATCGCCTCAGGCAGACTGCAGCGAGGCGATTAGACGGCCATTGTGGTTCGAACATGAGCAACTTCGCACTGAGCTAGACAATTCCTTCGACTCGAGAGGCATCGTCGCAACCCGCAGCCTCACTTGAGCTCACCCAACAACATGTTCCGGTCTGATGACGCAGAGAGGACTAGACAAAAGTTAGCAACACGTCCAGCACCAGGCGAAAGTCAACGACACATACTGAGAGGTTCCGCCCCCGGTGCAAAGTCAACCGAGTTGACTGTCCCCTTATGGCCGGGAAGCTTGTACAGCAACCTTCCTGTACCCGCCTCCCAAACCACAGCCGTTCCATCACCAGCACCCACCGCGATCTTCTTGCCGTCCGAGTCCCAGCTTCCCTTGATCAAGTTCTTCTCCATGCCCAGCGGTGCGCCGTCAAATGTCCGAATGTGTCGCTCGGCAGGGGCGAAAGGCCTAATGTCCCACGTCCTGGCGGTCGAGTCCATCGCATACGACAATAATTGCTGCCCGTCCGGCGATACCCTCAACGTCGTGATCGTGTCCTGATGACCCAGCATTGTGTGTACCACAGCCTTTTTCCTGACATCCCACACCTTGATATCATTGTCGATGCCACCCGAATAGATCTCATTGCCAGCCTCCGAGATAGCAACCGCCGTGATGGGGAAATCCGTTTCAATGTAATCCGCCGCGTGCTTCGTCCTTGGATCCCAAATACCAATTGTGCCGTCGTTGCTGCCGCTGATGAGCATCTCCTCGCCACGCTTGCTCAGGTCTAGCGATGTGACGCCTTCTTCGTGTCCGACGTAGCGTCTTATCCTTGTGCCTGATGTGAGGTCCCAACTAGCGAGGTGCATATCGGCAGAGGCGGTGAAGAGGATTTCCGAATCGCGGGACCATTGCAGGTCAAGAACGGCGCCCTTGTGGCCGGAGAGAACGCCGTAGTTTTCGCAGTCGCCGTAGGTTCGCCAAAGCACTGGACTGGGTGTCAGTAGGTTTTCCGACCTGACCATCAAGTTTGTTTACGTACAAACTGTCCTGTCCATTGACCCAGAGGCTATTAAGTTTCCTGTGGGATCGAATCTTGCCGCAAAGATCTCGCCGCTGTGTCCTGACAGCTCCATTACCGGAGCCTGCAAGGAGCTCGTTCGTGGAACCTGCATCGTGCATGTTAACAGACATGATAAGACTTGTTTCCAAAACTCCAAAGACATACCGACGACTGAATTAGGGCACCAGAGCTTCCACCAACAGGGCCAGAGCGGGTAGCGAGGGCGCGACTAGAGCCCACATTCTGCCGCTTGACCACGAGCTGCTGGTCGTCGCCTGGGAACGGTCTCTTTTCAGAAGACATGATTGATGATATTCAAAGATCCAATGTGTCTGTTGAATCAATTGATGTCGTGATGTTGTGATGCCGTGATGCAATGGTAGGATTGAGTCTTGAACAAGATGGGTCTCTTGGCGAGGCTGCGCTGTTTGACTTTCAAGTCCCAAATCCaattgatgatgatgcgccAGTGCTGGAGGACGCGCCTGATGGATTTTAGATTCCCCGCTTCCCGCCCAAGGCACATGAGCACTGACCTGGGGTCCCTGCACTTTAGGGGAGTAGTGGGGCTTTGTCCCCCGACATGCGGCCTGTAAGGTGAGCACCCTTGTAGCTACCGCCAGGAACATTACCGCCCTCTCCGAACAAACACCATTCTGGGTGCCTCCGATAGTTATACGCAACACCGCTCTTCGCCGCTTCTTCGGTTCAATCTTAGGTTATCTCCCAGGCATTCTCTCGACCCTCTTCCGCCATGGCGGCTAACAAGGCGTCCCGATTGGGGGAAGAGTACGCTGCGCATCCCTCCTCTGTTTACTTCATTGCCATCTCTGCTAACACTGCTTCTCTGACAGGATCTGGAAGTAAGGGCCTCCCACACGCCCTCAGCTAGAACTCAACCATCGCTAATGCTGCCCGCCGCTGAAGGACACGGATAGACAAGGTCAACGCCGAGCTGGTTGTCCTCACATACGGCACCATCGTTGCGCAGCTGTGTAAGGACTTTGACAGCGACTATGTCGAGGTCAACAAGCAACTCGATAAGATGGGGTACAACATCGGTCTGCGCCTAATCGAGGATTACCTTGCGAAATCCAACACTGTACGCCGATGTTCGAACTTTAAGGAAACAGCCGAGATGATCGCGAAGGTGGGCAGTTTGGCATGTTGGGCCGGTGTTTGCGCGTGGACGTATGTGTGTCTGACAGATGTGCTCTTCAGGTTGGGTTTAAGATATTCCTCAACATCACGCCAACGATAGCGAATTGGACCAACGACGGCAAGCAGTTCTCCCTGATCTTCGATGAGAACCCCTTTGCCGACTTTGTGGAACTACCCGACGACGGCCGGGCCCAAGACGAGCTGTGGTATTCGAATATCCTGTGCGGCGTGTTGAGGGGAGCGTTGGAGATGGTACAGATGCAGGTGGAGGCCCATTTCATCAGCGACGTGCTCAGGGGTAACGATACGACCGAGATGCGCATCACGCTGATACGATATATCGATGACGAGTTGCCACCAGAGGACGACTAGAGGGTGTGAGAAGATCAATGATGAAAGAGCGGATAAGGGTCGCCGGGAAATGAAAGGCCTCGGGCATAACTGATACATGGCTATTCTTAATGTCTCATGAGTAAAcaatggatgatgagggcgtGCAAAACATATGCACCGCCCGTTGACTTGATGGCGGTCTGTTCATCTGCTCAGGGTTGCGTACCTACAGTGTCGAAGTTTTGCTTGCAGTTGTCTAGATCCTTCGACTGCTAACCTTTCTTATACCAGACGATAACCTAGCACGGCGTTTACAATCAACCCCAGAACCTTTTGCACATAGCCCAAGGACCCAACTTGCGAGCCGCTTTACGGAGAAGAATCCAGAGTTGTGCCGTGTTTCCTTCCACAGCTCTTCGTATGGCGCATGTGGCATCTTCCTCGTGGATGCATTGTTTCAAGTCACCACCACGTGGAAATGACGACTTGTAAAAACATGCATATAAGACCACCAATTCCCTCACGCGCCGTTCCGGTGGTACAGACTTCAGAGTCGACGTCCGGACGTTGAGGGATTGGACACCGCCCTCCGAGGATCATGAGGTTCGTCTCAGCAGCTTGGTGATACCGCGGAGCCTCACACGTTGCGAATGGAAATGACGACGAGGTGCCGTCAGGGCTACCATCCGACTTTGCCGCACCGCGCATGGGGGGTAACGACGGGtggccaacaacagccgCGTCGCCCAGGAACTGGCCACACACTGCCCTGCCCGCTGCCCAACAGCCCAGGAGCCAATCCTTTGAGTCGGGCTGTGCAGATTTGTCGCCCCAGAGTTGCCCAGCAGATATGGtgaccacaccaccatcttttGGAATTTCGGGCACCGCCATCGGATTTACTCTTGTACTCACTGCCACTGCCGACGAATCAGCCCCTTTCCTTTTTGCCCGTTTATTCCCTGGGCACTGCATCAAATGACATAACCAAGTGGAGGTGCTGTTGTCCAGTTCAAGTACAAAACCACACATGGAAGGCCACGCGCGCGCCCGCCGGGTCCGGGTCTCGCCCAACCCACGTATTGCCCACATACGCATATATCACCGACGGGTCGGCCACCGTCTCAAGCCCTGTGTCAAAGACCCTCATTGAAAACATTTCTTTGTTGTATAAAGGTACCGAACCCCGGGTCAAGGGCATTGGCCTGCACGGGAGATCACCGGTCATCACCTTGTTCAACCTCTTTCTTCCGAACCTCAGTCTTTGTCCAACAAGCTCAGAGGGAGACCTGACGTTCACTTGTAACACGCGATGCTCACCTTCTCAAGCTCCCAGCCAACCCGGCAGCCCGCCCGCGGGGTGTGCCGGCCACACGAGACCGGCGAGTCGAATCTCAACTCTGCGTGTCCAAACTCATTCAACACAATAAAGACTGCCATGGCGGCAGGGCTCGGGAGCAGTCTATTTCTGTTTCAAGGACTGTCGAGTATTTCTCCTATGATTTTGACGGAAGCTTCGCTGCCGTCACCTACGTTTCCACCTTCATCGACCTATCCAGAAGAAGACGGGGGCAGTATGGGGAATTCAAAATCGAAACCATCTCGAGAATCAAAGCCGAATTCACGATTCTCACGGCTCTCTACCACAGCCCCAGTAACCTCACCCGTTTCGGCATCCAAACGCACAAAACCGGAGTATAAACTCAAGGTCATCTGCTCCAACTGCGCCCGCAAAAACCTGCCTGAGACGGCCTGCCACACAGCGAACGATATCAACGCCAACGGGGGGAGCAACCTCGCCTTTCAGGAAGGGAGTTCTTACTATGAAAACCAAGAGCTGAAGAGTTGGATGCTGGAGATTGACTGCTGCGGTTGGACCAGGacgcgggaggagggggtttatCTCGTGGAGAAGCACATGAAGAATGCgcaggaaagggggaggcCAATTAGTGTGGACGAGGTGCTGgtgaagctggaggagggcgggatTGCGCATAGGAGTAATGTGGCCAAGAGGGTTTATAAGCCTAGGGGGCAGGATAACGCTCAGAGGCCGAGGGGTTCGcaggcgcagcagcagcagcagcagcagcagcaaccacgTCCCCAATCACACCCGCAGgcgcaacaacaactacaGCAAAGAACGAGACAGGGATGGAGTCAGCAGAGTTGGCATCAGGGGGTCGAGTACCAGTATCCTGGAAGACGATGAACGACAGAAGAATCATGACATATGGCTCTGCCGCGGTGCATATCTTGGATTTTGGTTTCGTCATCTATCATATCAGCTTGGGGCTGGCACACCCGAGTATTCCGAGCATAAATTGGACATTGGGACTGGATATGGTgtggcatggcatggcactGGATACTTGTTTATATCCAGAGACTGATCATGGCGATAGGCATGCCCGGCAGAACGATACCCCTGGTTTTAGTGGTTACACATATCGTAATGTTTTTCAAATGCGCATCAATCATCATAAACGCCAGTCCTACTTAGACAATAATGGAACCGTGATATTTTGTCCCGCTTGGGGTACAAGTAAATTCAGAGACGGGATattctctcctcttccttcagCACCACATACCAAACTCGGTTGCCATCTTTAACCGGTCCCTCTTGTACTGAGATGATAAAAATCCCTCAGCATCTCAAACTCTTCCACTTATCAATCTCTCCATTGTGATAATCGAGATGATTACGAACCGTCCTGTCGATCTGGGCTTGGGTGAACGAAGCAATGTGATCCATCCGCAGAGCGCTGCATAGGCGGTACGTAGGTAAGTTGGCCCAAAGTCAGCCTTTTTCCATCTTGAACATGGCAAACATTCTTTGAAAGCTGTTCCTCACCAgagatctttttttttaacttttttttttttttttttacttactagTGTGAAGCAACAAGCTCTATATCGGCCCGGAGCCATTTCTCGCACTCTACTTTGAGCCTAACCTCGCACGCGGTCCTGAacttcttcagcttctccaCCCGCTCCAGCGGGGTGGCTTTCTGGTCGATGTGGTATGTGATCATTACATCGCAGAGTGAGTTTAGTTGGTTGGCGGTGACCATCATTCTGTGCTGTTCTCAAGTGAGTGAGGTGGGATGAGAGGGATATCCATGCTGGCCGGTGCAGGAAGGCAAAGGTGGGTGTGATGGGTGCTTAGGTACACTCTGCTGATATTTCTCCacataaccctaaccccctgTCGGGGTAATGCCTCGCTCAGCCTCTCGCCCCTTGGCCAGGGCCTCCTCAAcatctcaacctcttccactTATCAATCTCTCCGCTGTGGTACTTGACACCAGGTCGAACTGTCATCTCGATTTGGGCCCGGGTGAATGCAGTACGGTTGTAGATTAGTCTGGTGCTAGATAGGTGGGTAGGTAGCCAGCTTTCGGTCTTTGAGATACCAAAAGTGCGCTGAGCTCTTCCAGTTCTTTGGCGGTTACCGCTTACGACTTCGCAATAATGTAGACATCATAGTAGGAGTCGGTTGCAGATAACCGAGCTTTCTCAGCCTGTCTTGTAAGCCAAGCTCTACATTTGATTATGGATTTCTCCAGCCTTTCCACTTTTTTGAGTGGGATGGCCGTTTGGTCGATGTGGTAGATGATCATGGAGTCGCAGATGGAGTTGAactcggcggcggtgacCATTTTTGTTCTTCACGGTCGAGGGAAATATGTGACCGCTTTTGGACTTGGGTGGGGGTGTGGTGTTAGGagcgccaccgccaccctaCCCCCCTGTGATCCTCCAGCATACGCTTCTCGTATTTCTTCTTTATCATACGAGATAACTCCCATGTTGATTTAACTGCAGTGATTAAGCCCGCGAAAGCAGCAGCCGATGCTAAGGAACTGGGTAAGTATGACATGAGTGCTAGTTAAAATCGATGCTTGGTAACCGACGTGACAGAAACTTAAGTGGGAAAGGACGCCGTTTTATAACCTACATTGCCTATCTACATACCTAAGATATCACGATTCGATTGCAGATTTCAACTCCGAAATCAAGACTTGAAAGCTGAAATTAAGTCTTGACAGGGGGGtagggtggcggtggcgctCCTAACCACACACCCCCACCCAAGTCCAAAAGCGGTAACATATTTCCCTCAACCGTGAAGAACAGGGAGTTGTTACTCGACAGTAGCTTCAAACACATGTGTTGTTCCTGCAAAATGGCCGCCATGATAGAAGGCTTGTGTGTCTTGAAATACAAGAAAGGACTGAATAAGCACAGATGTGAATGATACCTAGGTACACTGCGTACCTGGCACCTTTCCAAGCGGCACACTTTAAACTGCGAGCGTTCCGGCCATCTGAAAATGAACCCTGAATCAATTCCTGCCCTTGAAACAAACCCATTCTGGCTTCCAGAAGACGAGGAACCTGTAATCGCTCATCCAAGGAGAGGACCACTAAGAACTATAACCTTCACGGACGGAGGTCGGAGTCAAGGATTACTTGAGGAGGGTTGAGGACAATTTGTCTGTATCACTCGCATGTTAGAAAGAACTGGAGAGCCCACTACTCAGGCCATGGGTAACAAGTGGTCACTTACCCATCCGATTCAAACTGAGCGCCCATCCCTAGGAGACTGGGAAGCTGTGTTGCTTGGTTCGACGCTTGCTCGCCGGAACTAACCACGACAGAACCGTCATGAGAGTCATGTCGAATTGAGGCGGAATATCTTGGAGGGGAGCCATGACGAGCAGTGATACTCGAGGATTTGGGCTTGTTTGTGCTGATATAGAGACGTTAGGGACAAAAACCCCAAAGATTGGACAATTGGGATAGGGACTGGTATGGACGATGCTAGAATAAAGACATATAGACGTGGAGGTAGCAGACGAACTGATGAACTGAGAGAAAATAGagatggaggaagaagggagaAGAGGCGTGATTGCTTTATGAAGACGAAGGCGAAGACAAATTCACCTACTTGTTGGGCATGTTGAGACTTTGATGCTTAGctcttgatgatggatgcTTTGTCGTGAGAAGCCTGGCGAAATGGATTGCTATGAAGATGCAGTGACAAAGACTGAGGGAGAGTGGACAACGGGTCCGGAAAACACGAGTTTAAGTACCTATGCGTTGAGCGTGCCATCTCTGCGCAGGGTAGGTGTGCCAGCCAAACCAATTGAACGGCGCCGTTGCAATACTGGGCAAGTCGAGGTCGAAGCTAGGCTTCTGAGACCGGGAGTGCTGAAGTAACTGACATGGCTTGGACTTGTCACTCGCTGGCCCTGTGGGTAAGCTGAGAAAGGGGACAGGTACATGTTTGCTTTGTAGTAGATACGAGTGAGGTGCCCAGTATCAAAGTGCCAGGCGTTACCAGGCAAGGAAAAGTCCTACCTAGTCAGGTATCTGAGAGCATGATCGGACAGTTGCGGCGGCCGGCTTTCTTGCAGTCGAGACCAGGCTCCGAGTGCACAGAGAGGCCAACGGCAACATGAAAGATGCCGGTGAGCCAGGTTCCAGCAGGAAGCTAGCTCTTTAGCGGACGAATGTAACAGTCGTACATCATTCCCATCATGTCATAAGACCATGAGAGGCACGGCAGGGGGTTGGAGGCGCGGTTccatgttgttgttgaagcaGGTTTGGTGCCCAAACCTGAAGTACGCCCGGATCCTTGAGTGGTGAAATCTCATCAGACCGTCGATCGAAGTCCCTGGTCGTCGGTACCTGTCTATGGTGTCGTGAACGGGTGTAAGTCGATGTCGGTAATATGCCGACCACTGGGGCCAGGGTCTCTGACTAGGTACACCTTCTGAGTGGTCCATCATCTTTTGTAGAGGCTCCACTTGAGATTTGTGGCACA contains:
- a CDS encoding hypothetical protein (COG:A; EggNog:ENOG503NXKE), giving the protein MSSEKRPFPGDDQQLVVKRQNVGSSRALATRSGPVGGSSGALIQSSVPRTSSLQAPVMELSGHSGEIFAARFDPTGNLIASGSMDRTVLLWRTYGDCENYGVLSGHKGAVLDLQWSRDSEILFTASADMHLASWDLTSGTRIRRYVGHEEGVTSLDLSKRGEEMLISGSNDGTIGIWDPRTKHAADYIETDFPITAVAISEAGNEIYSGGIDNDIKVWDVRKKAVVHTMLGHQDTITTLRVSPDGQQLLSYAMDSTARTWDIRPFAPAERHIRTFDGAPLGMEKNLIKGSWDSDGKKIAVGAGDGTAVVWEAGTGRLLYKLPGHKGTVNSVDFAPGAEPLILSASSDRNMLLGELK
- a CDS encoding hypothetical protein (BUSCO:EOG09264OM7; COG:U; EggNog:ENOG503NVYY): MAANKASRLGEEIWKTRIDKVNAELVVLTYGTIVAQLCKDFDSDYVEVNKQLDKMGYNIGLRLIEDYLAKSNTVRRCSNFKETAEMIAKVGFKIFLNITPTIANWTNDGKQFSLIFDENPFADFVELPDDGRAQDELWYSNILCGVLRGALEMVQMQVEAHFISDVLRGNDTTEMRITLIRYIDDELPPEDD